GAACGAGGCCGCCGTCGAGCCCCTCCTCGCCTTCCTGCGCCATCAGGGCCGCGCCGTGCCCGAGGACGTCTCCGTCGTCGCCATCTGCCCCGACCAGGTCGCCGTGCACGCCTCCGTGCCGCTCACCTCGGTCTCCGTACCCGCCCGCCAGATGGGCCGCCTCGCCGTCGAGCGGCTCGTGGCGCGCCTCGCCGGTGAGGCCCCGCGCGGGACGGAGCTCATCGCGCCCCTCCTCACGGCCCGCGCGAGCACGGGCCCGGCCTTCCGCACCGAGGACCCCCGTGACCACGGCGGGCGCTGACGCCGACGACAGCGCGACGGAGTTCCGGGCCTTCTTCGAGCGTCACTACGCCGAACTCGCACGCCTCGCCCATCTGTTGACCGGCGAGACCGACGCCGCCGACGACCTCGCCGCCGACGCCATGCTCGCCCTCTGGAACCGCTGGGACCGGGTCCGCGCCGCCGACCACCCGGCCGCCTACGCCCGGGGCGTCGTCGCCAACCTCGTCCGCACCCGCATCCGCGGCACCGTCCGCGAACGGCGCCGGATCGCCGCCTTCTGGGACCGCCGCCCGGAGCACACCGAGGGCCCGGACGTCCCCGCCGTCCTCGACGTCCGCACCGCGCTGCGCGCCCTGCCGTTCCGCAAGCGCGCCTGCGTCGTGCTCCGGCACGCCTTCGACCTGTCCGAACGCGACACCGCCCTCGCGCTCGGCGTCTCCGTCGGTACGGTCAAGAGCCAGACGGCCAAGGGCATGGCGGAACTCCAGCGGCTGCTCGGCGACCGGGCCGCCGCCGAACTCGCCGCGGGGAGGCGCTGATGGACGAGGCACGGCTCCGCCGCGAGCTGCGGGAGGCGGCGCTCGCACACCGGCCCGACCACGCCCGCATCCTCGCCCGGGTGGAACGCGGCCTCGCCGCGTCCGCCCCGGAAGGCCGCCGCACCCGGTCACCGCGCCCGTGGGCCGGCCGCCGCCGGGGTGTGGTCCTCGCCGTCTCCGCGGCCGTCGCCGGGGTCGTCGGCATCGGCGGCCTCGCCGTGACCACCCTGGCCGACCGGCCCGCCGGACCCGCCGCCACCCTCCCCGCGCCCGGACCCACCGCGCGCGCGGCCGGCACCGTCGACCCCGGCAGCAACCGCTGGTGGGCGCAGAGCGACCTCGCCGTGACCACCGAATCCACGGTCGTCGGCCTCACCGTCGAGCTGCGGATCGCCCGCACCCCCGGCGTCGTGAGCACGGGACACTGGCGCACCCGCCCCGCCGAGGACTTCACCGTGACCGTCACCGAGGAACCGCGGACCCTGGTCTACCGGTGGACGCTCAAGCCGGGCCGTACGGTGCCGCCCGGCCCCCACACCTTCGCCGCCCAGTACAACCACGCCGAAGGCGCGCGCGACGCCTCGGCCGACACGTACCGCATCCTCCTGACCGGCCCCGACGGCGGCCGCACCACCCTCCGGGGAGGCTTCGGTCCCGGCGGCGGGAACTGAACGACTTGCGGTTGACGCGGCGTCAACCCCTACGGTCTTCGAACGGGGCCGGAGACACCGGCCCCGGCGAAGGAAGGACACCGTGATGGCCTGGTCGATCGCGGACGTGGCCCGGATGTCCGGGGTGACGTCCCGGACGCTGCGGCACTACGACGAGATCGGTCTGCTGGCGCCCGCGTGGACCGCGGGCGACGGGCACCGCCACTACGAGGAGCCCCAGCTGCTGCGCCTCCAGCAGATCCTGCTCATGCGGGAGCTGGATCTGGGCCTGCGCGAGATCCGCGAGGTACTGGACAGCGGGGCCGACCGCGTGACGGTCCTGCGCGAGCACCACGCCCGGCTGCTCGCGGAGCAGGACCGGCTCGGCACCCTGGCCCGCACGGTCGCCCGCACCATCGCCGAACTCGAGAACAGCGAGGACGAGCACATGGTGGAGATCAACCGCCCCGAGAACCTCTTCGAGGGCTTCCAGCCCGACCCCGGCCTGGAGGCCGAGACCCGCGAGCGCTATCCGCAGGCGTACGAGCAGTCCCGGCAGGCCGTCGAGGCGCTGACCCCGGAGACCTCCGAGCAGTGGCAGCGCGAGGTCACCGCCCAGATGATCCGGTTCGCCGAGTTCATGGCGGCCGGCACGCCCGCCGACGACCCGGCGGTGCAGGCCGAGGTGGACGTCCACTACCGGGACGTCTGCCGCTTCTGGACCCCGAACGCCGAGGCGTACCGGAGTCTGGCCCGGACCTACGTCGAGGACAGCCGGTTCCGGGAGAACTTCGACCGGATCGCCGTCGGCCTCGCCGAGTACGAGTGCCGGGCGATGACCGTCTACGCGGACACCCGGCTGAGCTGAGGCGGGGCGGTCCGCACGCGACTCCGGGCCGACCCCCTCTCGCCCGTGCGGCGGAGGGGGATCGGCCCGGCGGGCGATCCGCCGGCGGCTCGCGGACGGGATCGTCGTCGGTGACGGGCCGACCGTCGGCCCACCGGCACCGAGGAGC
This is a stretch of genomic DNA from Streptomyces sp. R44. It encodes these proteins:
- a CDS encoding SigE family RNA polymerase sigma factor, producing MTTAGADADDSATEFRAFFERHYAELARLAHLLTGETDAADDLAADAMLALWNRWDRVRAADHPAAYARGVVANLVRTRIRGTVRERRRIAAFWDRRPEHTEGPDVPAVLDVRTALRALPFRKRACVVLRHAFDLSERDTALALGVSVGTVKSQTAKGMAELQRLLGDRAAAELAAGRR
- a CDS encoding MerR family transcriptional regulator; translation: MAWSIADVARMSGVTSRTLRHYDEIGLLAPAWTAGDGHRHYEEPQLLRLQQILLMRELDLGLREIREVLDSGADRVTVLREHHARLLAEQDRLGTLARTVARTIAELENSEDEHMVEINRPENLFEGFQPDPGLEAETRERYPQAYEQSRQAVEALTPETSEQWQREVTAQMIRFAEFMAAGTPADDPAVQAEVDVHYRDVCRFWTPNAEAYRSLARTYVEDSRFRENFDRIAVGLAEYECRAMTVYADTRLS